Proteins from a single region of Ensifer adhaerens:
- a CDS encoding MerR family transcriptional regulator, with product MPRDHWKYEGMLAAPDRVGFLPILPLPHHDPTAPLAIADMADAFGVTHRTLHFYEEKGLLTAARMGPMRVYNEDHIRRMAVINACREIDMPIAAILELLTGLAGTEEQADADRLFREALLARRRELAAQQANLRRQMQRITELLESSDGSGSATDDDSHVHLSPIESECLTFMAEGYPAPRIAGLMEMDVAAALTLEAGIIRKFGANNRFQAIAKAVLAGMITAE from the coding sequence ATGCCGCGAGACCACTGGAAATACGAAGGCATGCTTGCCGCGCCCGACCGCGTCGGCTTCCTGCCCATCCTTCCCCTTCCCCATCACGACCCGACGGCCCCACTGGCGATTGCCGACATGGCCGATGCCTTCGGCGTCACCCACCGCACCCTGCATTTCTACGAGGAGAAAGGCCTTCTGACCGCCGCGCGCATGGGGCCGATGCGGGTCTACAACGAAGACCACATCCGCCGCATGGCTGTCATCAACGCCTGCCGCGAGATCGACATGCCGATCGCCGCCATCCTGGAGCTTCTGACCGGGCTTGCCGGCACAGAAGAACAGGCGGACGCCGACCGCCTGTTTCGCGAGGCACTGCTGGCGCGGCGCCGGGAACTTGCCGCCCAGCAGGCAAACCTGCGCCGCCAGATGCAACGCATCACCGAGCTGCTCGAGAGCAGCGACGGCAGCGGTTCCGCGACCGATGATGATAGCCATGTCCATCTTTCCCCGATCGAGAGCGAATGCCTGACCTTCATGGCCGAAGGCTATCCGGCCCCACGCATCGCCGGCCTGATGGAGATGGATGTCGCAGCCGCGCTCACGCTCGAAGCCGGCATCATCCGCAAGTTCGGCGCCAACAACCGCTTCCAGGCAATCGCCAAGGCCGTACTCGCCGGCATGATCACGGCGGAGTAG